In one Deinococcus planocerae genomic region, the following are encoded:
- a CDS encoding transposase, producing METAPDLGRQVELLQSLLGFGFLVSLTVLVETGAFNMMETGRQLAAYAGVSPAPHQSGAMNKRGRISKIGNPRLRRVVYLAAVAATRTQSKEKAFYQRLRDQGKPGKVAVTALARKLLCVGFAVVQLGRPYDPTYAKPAKQAA from the coding sequence GTGGAGACCGCGCCCGACCTTGGGCGCCAGGTCGAGCTGCTGCAAAGCCTGCTGGGCTTCGGGTTCCTGGTGTCGTTGACGGTGTTGGTGGAGACAGGGGCGTTCAACATGATGGAAACGGGCCGCCAACTGGCGGCGTACGCGGGCGTATCGCCCGCACCCCACCAGTCGGGAGCGATGAACAAGCGGGGCCGGATTTCCAAGATCGGGAATCCTCGATTGCGCCGCGTCGTCTACCTGGCGGCGGTGGCGGCGACCCGGACCCAGAGCAAGGAAAAAGCGTTCTATCAGCGACTACGCGACCAGGGAAAGCCCGGCAAGGTGGCAGTGACAGCGCTCGCCAGGAAGCTGCTGTGTGTGGGCTTTGCGGTGGTGCAGTTGGGGCGGCCCTACGATCCGACGTACGCTAAGCCTGCAAAACAGGCCGCTTGA